A window from Primulina huaijiensis isolate GDHJ02 chromosome 11, ASM1229523v2, whole genome shotgun sequence encodes these proteins:
- the LOC140987742 gene encoding G-type lectin S-receptor-like serine/threonine-protein kinase At1g11330: protein MIWAKSFKPFILLCTATVLCSIFPRFCAGQRSNSSTASCSTFGSCGSFGFCNSQSLPICSCLQGFVPSNTEEWDAGNWTNGCMRRIHLKCEENNGTSNGMREDGFLKLQRLKIPGYSDRWVGPENECGSRCLSNCSCIAYGFDAGIGCMFWRGTLMDIQKSSSGSDLYIRLAISELDQKNNKKNFKIIIVFVVVGSIIMAICAYFSWKWMAKKKGKKTKLELEESSTSNTIQSSIKDTMDKVNLEELPLIKFEVLVIATDNFSEANKLGKGGFGPVYKGNLNDGREIAVKRLSKTSGQGMQEFMNEVVLISRLQHRNLVRLLGCCVENKETMLVYEYMPNKSLDFFLFDASLDILDWRKRFNIIEGIGRGLLYLHRDSRLKIIHRDLKPSNILLDHDWNPKISDFGMARIFGTAQDHVSTIRVVGTYGYMAPEYALEGRFSEKSDVFSLGVLILEIATGRRNSSFYHNEGSSNLLGHVWKHWNEDNAVTLIDPRISNPSYQSEVMRCVHIGLLCVQELPKDRPSVSSVLSFLSSEIVKLPEPKQTAFAIKWKPSYAGTSSSQQSQRSSCSLNNVTLTMVDGR from the exons ATGATCTGGGCAAAAAGTTTTAAACCTTTTATTCTATTATGTACGGCTACAGTTCTTTGTTCCATCTTTCCAAGATTTTGCGCTGGGCAACGAAGCAATTCATCCACCGCTAGTTGCTCAACTTTTGGCAGTTGTGGATCGTTTGGGTTCTGTAATTCACAAAGCTTGCCTATCTGCAGTTGCTTGCAAGGTTTTGTGCCGAGTAATACCGAAGAATGGGATGCTGGGAATTGGACAAATGGGTGCATGAGACGGATCCATCTGAAATGTGAAGAGAACAATGGCACAAGTAATGGGATGAGAGAAGATGGGTTTTTGAAGCTTCAAAGGCTGAAAATTCCGGGATATTCAGACCGATGGGTTGGCCCAGAAAATGAGTGTGGAAGTCGATGCTTGAGCAATTGTTCTTGTATAGCCTATGGGTTTGATGCTGGTATTGGCTGTATGTTCTGGAGAGGAACCTTGATGGATATCCAGAAATCCTCCTCGGGTTCGGATCTTTATATCCGCCTGGCAATTTCAGAACTAG ATCAgaagaacaataaaaaaaatttcaaaatcataATAGTTTTCGTTGTGGTTGGCTCGATAATCATGGCCATTTGCGCATACTTTTCTTGGAAATGGATGGCTAAGAAAAAAG GCAAGAAAACAAAACTTGAACTTGAGGAATCAAGCACATCGAATACAATTCAGTCTTCTATTAAAGATACAATGGATAAAGTTAATCTTGAAGAGTTACCATTGATTAAGTTTGAGGTGCTTGTAATTGCCACCGACAATTTCTCAGAGGCTAACAAGCTTGGGAAGGGTGGTTTTGGCCCTGTTTACAAG GGAAATTTGAATGATGGACGAGAAATTGCAGTTAAGAGACTTTCAAAAACATCTGGACAGGGAATGCAAGAATTTATGAATGAAGTGGTCTTGATTTCTAGACTTCAACATAGGAATCTTGTTCGACTTCTGGGATGCTGTGTGGAGAATAAAGAAACCATGCTTGTATATGAATACATGCCTAACAAAAGCTTGGACTTTTTCCTATTTG ATGCATCACTTGATATCCTAGATTGGAGAAAACGTTTCAACATAATTGAAGGTATTGGTCGAGGTCTCCTTTATCTTCACAGGGATTCTAGATTGAAAATAATCCATAGAGACCTCAAGCCAAGTAACATATTGCTTGACCATGATTGGAATCCAAAGATTTCAGACTTCGGTATGGCCAGAATATTCGGCACTGCACAAGATCATGTCAGCACCATAAGAGTTGTGGGAACTTA TGGCTATATGGCTCCCGAGTACGCATTGGAGGGAAGATTTTCTGAAAAATCTGATGTTTTCAGCTTAGGAGTTCTGATACTAGAGATTGCTACTGGGAGGAGGAACTCAAGTTTCTACCATAACGAAGGCTCTTCGAACCTTTTGGGACAT GTTTGGAAACATTGGAATGAAGATAATGCAGTGACTCTTATAGATCCAAGAATATCAAATCCAAGCTACCAGTCTGAGGTCATGAGATGTGTTCATATTGGATTGTTGTGTGTCCAAGAGCTTCCTAAAGATAGGCCATCTGTTTCATCTGTACTCTCATTTCTTAGCAGTGAAATTGTAAAGCTTCCTGAGCCAAAGCAAACCGCATTTGCGATTAAGTGGAAGCCTTCTTATGCGGGTACTAGTTCTTCTCAACAAAGCCAAAGGAGTAGTTGCTCCTTGAATAATGTTACTCTTACCATGGTTGATGGTAGATGA
- the LOC140988152 gene encoding U-box domain-containing protein 8-like — protein MATHFPDDFKCPISLEIMSDPVILSSGHTFDRASIQRWLDAGHRTCPISKLPLPEPPSLIPNHALRSLISNYSSVTFPKPQAYPSSPQTLSHVLISPSSTWEDKLRSLEQLTRIFKTDSSIRRKFSESGLVSAVSSCVDSGESRLQEKALHVLLNLSLDDDSKVGLVAEGIVGKVVHALRDGAGDSRAVAATVLTSLAMLEVNKVTIGSYPDAIPGLVALLQFGNSRERKEAATALFTLCSFPDNRVRIIQNRAVPVLIQNANSGLERAIEVLGLLAKCRVARDEMMRCAELFDILIAVLKNGSSRGVQYALLTLSSLCCYSEKMGLQALKVGLPEICVGLLEDDNEKVRRNAKTLMQVLQGKRKNV, from the coding sequence ATGGCCACCCATTTTCCTGACGATTTCAAATGCCCTATTTCTCTTGAGATAATGTCCGACCCGGTTATACTCTCGTCCGGCCATACGTTCGATCGTGCTTCAATTCAACGGTGGTTGGACGCCGGCCACCGCACCTGTCCGATTTCCAAGCTGCCCTTGCCTGAACCGCCTTCCCTCATCCCAAACCATGCTCTCCGCAGCCTCATTTCCAACTATTCCAGCGTTACCTTTCCTAAACCACAAGCTTACCCTTCGAGCCCGCAAACTCTCTCTCATGTTTTGATTTCTCCTTCGTCAACGTGGGAGGATAAGCTCCGCTCCCTCGAACAGCTTACCCGGATTTTTAAAACTGACTCGTCGATTCGGCGGAAATTTTCCGAGTCGGGTTTGGTGTCGGCTGTCTCAAGCTGCGTCGATTCGGGGGAGTCGAGGCTCCAGGAAAAGGCTCTTCATGTGTTGCTTAACTTGAGTTTGGATGACGACAGTAAGGTGGGCCTGGTAGCTGAGGGGATTGTAGGAAAAGTTGTGCATGCGCTTCGCGATGGAGCTGGGGACTCGCGCGCGGTGGCGGCTACGGTGTTGACCAGCCTCGCGATGCTTGAAGTCAACAAGGTCACGATCGGGTCTTACCCGGATGCAATTCCGGGTTTGGTAGCGCTCCTTCAGTTTGGGAATTCGAGGGAGAGGAAAGAAGCAGCCACCGCGTTATTCACCCTTTGTTCTTTCCCTGATAACCGGGTGCGGATAATTCAAAATCGGGCCGTCCCCGTGCTAATCCAAAACGCTAATTCGGGCCTGGAACGGGCCATTGAGGTTTTGGGCCTTCTGGCAAAATGCAGGGTCGCCCGGGATGAAATGATGAGGTGTGCtgagttgtttgatattttgattGCAGTGTTGAAAAATGGGAGCTCAAGAGGCGTGCAGTATGCACTCTTAACTCTGAGTTCTTTGTGTTGTTATAGTGAGAAGATGGGTTTGCAGGCTTTAAAAGTAGGGCTACCCGAGATTTGTGTTGGACTATTGGAGGATGACAATGAGAAAGTGAGACGAAATGCGAAAACTTTAATGCAGGTTTTACAAGGGAAgaggaaaaatgtttaa
- the LOC140989003 gene encoding transcription factor bHLH112-like codes for MAEELFDHGGVCGGNWWNSSRNLFSSSPCSSATNETGSFGWRSSHELNMDVNTTRSSENSAGSVSDGSPTILRDVQKFQQQPTAGNWNQDFHLDTGRSEENYSQIVQASGALNSSMNYRHQTRGVDCNEIDNWNSKINFCGDFSVNAFKRDNQISFSLQQQSLASITECNETCQGLSTNFPLNSASYGYTSSLLRTLFDTDSDHPQQALFDHQEMGYSSATNFSNELISGFPKATPMEIKPSVAKQHPANRLQFSNNTLFWDATARPDFVPSTPSQYLTSGLNNLPTASDQKRRKEESKNVASVAKKSSSNEPALKHPRLETPSPLPTFKVRKEKLGDRITALQQLVSPFGKTDTASVLHEAIEYIKFLHDQVNVLSTPYLQNGSPPLQRQQDQEDLKKDLSSRGLSLVPISSTFPVAAENTSDFWTPSFGRSFR; via the exons ATGGCAGAAGAATTATTTGATCACGGCGGAGTTTGTGGCGGAAACTGGTGGAATTCGTCGAGAAATCTCTTTAGTTCCTCTCCTTGTTCATCCGCAACCAACGAAACAGGAAGCTTCGGGTGGCGGAGTAGCCATGAACTGAATATGGACGTGAACACAACAAGGTCAAGCGAGAACTCGGCCGGTTCAGTTTCCGATGGAAGTCCTACAATACTTCGTGATGTACAAAAATTTCAGCAGCAGCCCACTGCTGGTAATTGGAATCAGGACTTTCA CCTTGATACTGGAAGATCAGAAGAAAATTATTCTCAAATCGTACAAGCATCTGGAGCCCTGAATTCAAGCATGAATTATCGGCACCAAACAAGGGGGGTCGACTGCAATGAAATCGACAACTGGAATTCCAAGATTAATTTCTGCGGAGATTTTTCTGTCAACGCATTCAAACGAGACAACCAGATCAGTTTTTCTTTACAGCAACAGTCATTAGCTTCCATTACCGAATGCAATGAAACTTGTCAAGGGCTATCGACCAATTTTCCACTGAATTCAGCTTCATATGGCTACACTTCGTCCTTGTTGCGAACGTTGTTCGACACTGATTCTGATCATCCCCAGCAAGCTTTGTTTGATCATCAAGAAATGGGTTATTCATCGGCCACAAATTTTTCAAATGAATTAATTTCTGGTTTTCCTAAAGCTACTCCCATGGAAATTAAGCCCTCTGTAGCAAAGCAACATCCTGCTAATCGTTTGCAGTTCAGCAATAACACACTCTTTTGGGACGCCACGGCTCGGCCAGATTTTGTCCCATCAACACCCTCCCAGTACCTTACATCAGGTCTTAATAATTTGCCCACCGCAAGTGATCAAAAG cgTCGTAAGGAAGAATCCAAGAACGTAGCCTCAGTGGCAAAGAAATCAAGCAGCAACGAACCTGCACTCAAGCATCCACGATTAGAAACTCCATCACCATTACCAACCTTTAAG GTCCGAAAAGAGAAACTTGGAGATCGAATAACTGCCCTCCAACAGTTGGTTTCACCTTTCggaaag ACTGATACTGCATCTGTTCTACATGAAGCAATTGAATATATCAAGTTTCTCCACGATCAAGTCAAT GTATTAAGTACTCCATATTTGCAAAATGGGTCTCCGCCATTGCAACGCCAACAG GACCAAGAAGACCTAAAGAAAGATTTAAGCAGCAGAGGTCTTTCCCTTGTGCCGATTTCAAGCACCTTCCCTGTTGCTGCTGAGAATACTTCAGATTTCTGGACTCCAAGTTTTGGAAGAAGCTTCAGGTAG
- the LOC140987743 gene encoding coniferyl alcohol acyltransferase-like: MPLKRELEVKVSKTEVVAAALPIQEHWLPLSNLDLLLPPVDVGIFFCYRKTKELSFETMVGALKKSLAQCLIAYYAFSGQLVTNTSGEPELLCNNRGVDFVEAFGDAELMDLDLYNPDETVEGKLVPERKHGVLAVQATQLKCGGMVVSCTFAHQVADAYSANMFVVSWAEITQSRPISQPPSFRRSLLLPRRPTAYHLSVDSMYATISAFASPEDQEPAAEDDKRTALSRIYYVKADQIDKIQALANDEKCFGKRNRRTKLEGFSAFLWKMIVSGKVSAGDGYCKLGIVVDGRKRLIDGEESQEKLIASYFGNVLSIPYGEKKIKELKEKSLSWVADEVHSFLKSALSKEHFLGLIDWVEERRPHPALSRIYAARATEEEPAVVVSSGLHFPVRKIDFGWGTPLFGSYHFPWGGKSGYVMPMPSPKGNGDWIIYMHLLEEQLKMIETNAAHVFIPLSSDYIYSCT, from the exons ATGCCGTTGAAAAGAGAACTTGAGGTGAAGGTAAGCAAAACAGAGGTTGTCGCAGCGGCTCTGCCGATTCAAGAGCATTGGCTGCCACTCTCCAACCTCGACCTGCTGTTGCCGCCGGTGGACGTCGGCATTTTCTTTTGCTACCGAAAAACCAAGGAACTATCTTTTGAAACTATGGTCGGTGCTCTCAAGAAGTCATTAGCCCAGTGTTTGATCGCATACTATGCTTTTTCCGGCCAGCTGGTGACGAATACATCCGGGGAGCCAGAGCTTCTATGTAACAACCGTGGAGTGGATTTCGTGGAAGCTTTTGGGGACGCTGAACTGATGGATCTTGATCTGTACAATCCTGACGAAACTGTTGAAGGGAAGCTGGTGCCGGAGAGAAAGCATGGCGTTCTTGCTGTACAG GCGACTCAACTAAAATGCGGAGGAATGGTCGTTTCATGCACATTCGCCCACCAGGTGGCAGACGCCTACTCCGCCAACATGTTTGTCGTTTCATGGGCGGAGATAACACAGTCGAGGCCAATCTCGCAGCCCCCATCCTTCCGCCGCTCACTCCTTCTACCCCGGCGCCCAACTGCCTACCACCTCTCAGTTGACAGCATGTACGCAACAATTTCAGCTTTTGCATCGCCGGAGGATCAGGAACCGGCTGCAGAGGATGACAAGCGAACAGCTTTGAGCCGAATCTATTACGTCAAAGCTGATCAAATTGACAAGATTCAAGCATTGGCAAATGACGAAAAATGTTTTGGAAAAAGGAACAGGAGGACTAAGCTGGAGGGATTCAGCGCCTTTCTCTGGAAAATGATTGTTTCCGGTAAAGTTTCTGCCGGTGATGGTTACTGCAAGCTGGGAATTGTGGTGGACGGGAGGAAACGATTGATCGACGGTGAAGAAAGTCAAGAAAAATTGATCGCTTCGTATTTTGGCAACGTTTTATCCATCCCATACGGGGAGAAGAAAATTAAAGAGTTGAAGGAAAAATCATTGAGCTGGGTGGCAGATGAAGTGCACAGCTTTCTGAAAAGTGCTCTGAGTAAAGAACATTTCTTGGGGCTGATAGATTGGGTGGAGGAACGCCGCCCCCACCCAGCATTGTCCAGGATATACGCTGCTAGGGCCACAGAGGAAGAGCCGGCTGTTGTGGTTTCATCGGGGCTGCATTTTCCGGTTAGAAAGATAGACTTTGGGTGGGGAACACCCTTGTTTGGTTCGTACCATTTTCCTTGGGGAGGGAAATCAGGATATGTCATGCCGATGCCGAGTCCAAAAGGGAATGGGGACTGGATTATTTACATGCACCTGTTGGAAGAGCAGTTGAAGATGATAGAAACTAATGCAGCTCATGTATTTATCCCACTCAGTTCTGACTACATTTACTCGTGCACCTGA
- the LOC140987740 gene encoding G-type lectin S-receptor-like serine/threonine-protein kinase At1g11300 translates to MMNTTTTLNLLLPCVFLILCLPFQGFCLETDTIPAGVSIKDPGTIVSAGKVFKLGFFTTPPNSKNRYLAVFYTVSEETTIWIANRDNPLKDSSGSVSIAKDGNLLLTNGANETIWSTNVTTPMNTSAQIQDTGNLVLKEILTGNIIWESFSHPSDVFLPTLKITDNTITGNKVVVSSWKSGSDPQVGNFTAGLEALNIPQIFTWNNGRPHWRSGPWNGQILIGVQDMYSPYLDGFSVVDDHSGLVYFTAPLQANILMKIDLNSSGSLVQRLWDDQKKSWDITWLAPQQVCDVYGTCGPFGSCNVKKSPICSCLRGFEPKNKDEWARGNWTNGCVRISQLQCDQSNNSSVKGGNADGFLMLQFMKVPDFAVKFSSRQVDECRVRCLSECSCIAYAHDPSPTIGCMFWSENLVDIQEFAGVGVDLYIRLAKSELDHKKKNNLLIIIPIVVAVVTISIMIFIAWFCIFKKKGEKKKDPKIFEAVQAFPSDPASIVLKDESEKVNIEELPLFTFETLANATDQFHDDNELGKGGFGTVYKGKLENGKEIAVKRLSAASGQGMEEFMNEVVVISKLQHRNLVRLVGCCVERKENMLIYEYMPNKSLDVCLFDPKHPSQQILNWKKRFDIIEGIGRGILYLHRDSRLRIIHRDLKPSNVLLDEDWNPKISDFGMARIFGGNQDQANTARVVGTYGYMAPEYAMEGRFSEKSDVYSFGVLMLEIISGKKNTHYYNEEWSLSLLGCAWKLWSEDNGLAFAEQTIVSSNFQGDIVRSVHIALLCVQEFPTDRPTIQTVLAMLSREIVDLPAPEQPVFAEKWNRFHVGTTQATIQTGYSGNEVTLTVLDGR, encoded by the exons ATGATGAACACCACCACAACTTTGAATCTACTGCTTCCGTGTGTTTTCTTGATTCTATGCCTTCCTTTTCAAGGATTTTGCTTGGAAACAGATACAATACCAGCTGGTGTTTCCATCAAAGATCCTGGTACCATTGTATCTGCTGGCAAGGTCTTCAAATTGGGATTCTTTACCACCCCTCCCAACTCCAAGAATCGATACCTGGCAGTTTTCTACACTGTTTCTGAAGAAACCACGATATGGATCGCCAACAGAGATAATCCTCTCAAAGATTCTTCCGGGTCTGTATCCATTGCTAAAGACGGGAATCTGCTACTCACCAATGGCGCCAATGAGACAATCTGGTCAACCAATGTCACAACTCCTATGAATACCAGTGCTCAAATTCAGGACACTGGGAATCTTGTTCTAAAAGAAATTCTTACTGGAAACATAATATGGGAATCTTTTTCGCATCCTTCAGACGTTTTCCTGCCGACGTTGAAGATAACTGACAACACGATTACTGGAAATAAGGTGGTCGTGTCGTCCTGGAAAAGTGGGTCCGACCCTCAAGTGGGGAACTTCACTGCGGGGCTGGAAGCTTTAAACATCCCACAGATTTTCACCTGGAATAACGGCCGTCCCCACTGGAGGAGTGGCCCCTGGAACGGGCAAATTCTTATAGGAGTGCAGGATATGTATTCTCCGTACCTCGACGGATTCAGTGTGGTGGATGATCATTCAGGGCTCGTCTACTTCACGGCGCCTCTTCAGGCAAATATATTGATGAAAATCGACCTGAATTCTTCTGGGAGTTTGGTGCAGAGACTGTGGGATGATCAGAAGAAGAGCTGGGATATAACGTGGTTGGCTCCACAACAGGTATGTGATGTTTATGGAACATGTGGTCCTTTTGGTAGCTGCAACGTTAAAAAATCTCCGATCTGTTCTTGTTTGAGAGGGTTTGAGCCCAAGAACAAGGACGAATGGGCGAGAGGGAATTGGACGAATGGGTGTGTAAGAATCAGTCAATTACAGTGTGATCAAAGCAATAATTCCAGTGTCAAGGGAGGAAATGCAGACGGGTTTTTGATGCTTCAGTTTATGAAGGTACCTGATTTTGCTGTAAAATTTTCATCGAGACAGGTGGATGAATGTCGGGTTAGATGCTTGAGTGAGTGTTCATGCATCGCATATGCGCACGATCCGAGTCCGACTATCGGTTGCATGTTTTGGAGTGAGAATTTGGTCGATATTCAGGAGTTTGCTGGTGTTGGTGTTGATCTTTACATTCGTCTAGCGAAATCAGAATTAG ATCACAAGAAAAAGAATAATCTGTTGATAATAATTCCGATAGTTGTGGCAGTAGTAACCATATCCATTATGATTTTCATCGCTTGGTTCTGTATATTCAAGAAAAAAG GAGAGAAGAAGAAAGACCCAAAGATATTTGAGGCGGTGCAAGCATTTCCATCAGATCCTGCATCAATCGTGCTCAAAGATGAATCAGAAAAAGTCAATATCGAAGAGCTGCCACTTTTCACATTTGAGACACTGGCCAACGCAACAGATCAATTCCATGATGACAATGAGCTAGGGAAGGGCGGTTTTGGTACCGTTTACAAG GGAAAACTGGAAAATGGGAAAGAAATAGCAGTTAAGAGGCTTTCAGCAGCCTCAGGACAGGGAATGGAAGAATTCATGAATGAAGTAGTCGTGATTTCTAAACTACAACATAGAAATCTTGTGAGGTTGGTTGGATGTTGTGTGGAGAGAAAAGAGAATATGTTGATATACGAATACATGCCTAATAAAAGCTTGGATGTGTGTCTTTTCG ATCCTAAGCATCCATCGCAACAGATTCTAAATTGGAAGAAGCGTTTTGATATCATCGAAGGTATTGGTCGAGGTATCCTGTATCTTCACAGGGACTCTAGACTCAGGATTATCCACCGAGATCTTAAGCCCAGTAACGTGTTGCTTGATGAGGATTGGAATCCGAAAATTTCAGACTTTGGCATGGCAAGAATTTTCGGAGGCAACCAAGATCAAGCCAACACAGCAAGAGTTGTAGGGACATA TGGATACATGGCACCTGAGTATGCAATGGAAGGCAGATTTTCAGAGAAATCTGATGTCTACAGCTTTGGTGTGCTGATGTTAGAGATTATAAGCGGAAAAAAGAACACACACTATTACAATGAAGAATGGTCTTTGAGCCTTTTGGGATGC GCCTGGAAATTGTGGAGTGAAGATAATGGTCTGGCATTTGCGGAACAAACTATAGTGAGTTCAAATTTCCAGGGAGATATCGTTAGATCCGTTCACATCGCCCTGTTGTGTGTTCAAGAATTTCCTACAGACAGGCCTACAATTCAAACTGTTCTGGCAATGCTCAGCCGGGAAATCGTGGACCTGCCGGCGCCGGAGCAGCCAGTTTTTGCAGAGAAATGGAACCGTTTCCATGTCGGTACAACTCAAGCGACGATTCAAACGGGATACTCGGGCAACGAGGTCACACTCACAGTGCTGGACGGTAGATGA
- the LOC140988515 gene encoding calcium-binding protein KRP1-like: MGQRNNIDKHVVFEDFFPSMVEKLGADGFLNELCNGFRLLMDIEKGVITLESLKKNSAALGLQNMSDDELRSMLKEGDLDGDGSLNQMEFCVLMFRLSPDLMDQARTCRI; the protein is encoded by the coding sequence ATGGGTCAGAGGAATAACATCGATAAACACGTCGTTTTCGAGGATTTCTTTCCGTCGATGGTGGAGAAGCTGGGAGCGGACGGGTTCTTGAATGAGCTCTGCAATGGGTTCCGTCTGCTGATGGACATTGAAAAGGGAGTCATCACATTGGAAAGCTTGAAGAAAAATTCGGCAGCTTTAGGTCTGCAGAATATGAGCGACGATGAATTGAGGAGTATGTTGAAGGAAGGAGATCTGGATGGAGATGGGAGCCTCAATCAGATGGAGTTTTGCGTTTTGATGTTCAGGTTGAGCCCTGATCTCATGGATCAAGCAAGAACATGCAGGATTTGA